One stretch of Cryptosporangium aurantiacum DNA includes these proteins:
- a CDS encoding alpha/beta hydrolase produces the protein MTTTSAEESSAVPVGPPPPFDPELAAALRVINESLPPDGFANPAIFAALRQGGPGAEPASDEELTRGGAFTLEERTVPGPEGAPDITLLILSPTGTTAPVPVIYHMHGGGMVLGDKRSQVPELLDTIQDLGTAMAVVSVEYRLAPETPHPGPVADCYAGLLWTAAHAEELGYDAERILVAGSSAGGGLAAALALMARDRGGPSLFAQLLMCPMLDDHNDTPSARQMTGLGVWDRVSNEFGWTSLLGEARGTADVSPYAAPARATDLSGLPPAFIDVGTNETFRDEAVAYASRIWQAGGSAELHVWPGAFHGFDLMVRPAVISQDARAARVLWLRRVLSVA, from the coding sequence ATGACGACGACGTCTGCTGAAGAATCCTCCGCCGTACCGGTCGGGCCGCCGCCACCGTTCGACCCGGAACTCGCGGCGGCCCTGCGTGTGATCAACGAGTCGCTACCACCGGACGGATTCGCCAACCCGGCGATCTTCGCGGCCCTGCGTCAGGGCGGTCCGGGCGCCGAGCCCGCCTCGGACGAGGAACTCACCCGGGGAGGCGCTTTCACGCTAGAAGAGCGTACGGTGCCGGGACCGGAGGGTGCCCCGGACATCACTCTGCTGATTCTCAGCCCGACCGGAACGACCGCGCCTGTCCCGGTGATCTATCACATGCACGGCGGCGGCATGGTGCTCGGCGACAAGCGAAGCCAGGTGCCCGAGCTCCTGGACACTATCCAGGACCTGGGTACCGCCATGGCTGTCGTGTCGGTGGAGTACCGGCTCGCGCCGGAGACGCCGCATCCCGGCCCGGTCGCCGACTGTTATGCCGGTTTGCTATGGACCGCCGCACACGCCGAAGAGCTGGGCTACGACGCGGAGCGGATTCTCGTCGCCGGCTCCAGCGCGGGAGGGGGCCTGGCAGCGGCCCTGGCGCTCATGGCTCGTGATCGCGGCGGACCTTCCTTGTTCGCTCAGCTGTTGATGTGCCCGATGCTCGACGATCACAACGACACGCCCTCGGCCCGCCAGATGACCGGCTTGGGTGTGTGGGACCGGGTGTCCAACGAGTTCGGCTGGACTTCGCTGCTGGGCGAGGCTCGGGGGACCGCCGACGTGTCGCCGTATGCCGCTCCGGCACGGGCCACTGATCTGTCCGGGCTCCCGCCTGCGTTCATCGACGTCGGAACCAACGAGACGTTCCGGGACGAGGCCGTGGCGTACGCGAGCCGTATCTGGCAAGCCGGGGGAAGCGCCGAACTGCACGTCTGGCCCGGTGCGTTCCACGGGTTCGATCTGATGGTGCGGCCGGCGGTGATCTCGCAGGATGCCCGCGCCGCCCGCGTGCTGTGGCTGCGCAGGGTTCTTTCAGTCGCCTAA
- a CDS encoding TetR family transcriptional regulator gives MPQHRPLPVRERARRAVRAELVTLAQDLFAAQGYERTTIEDLVAAAGMSKRTFFRYFTSKEELVLGKHDVWAERLLEAFAARPADEPLWDSLRRTFDVVVDYFDDEAELSRTLAMEKVIHSNPALVAGELERISRVQNQLAEQIGARLDQRSADDPRPAAIAGAALSCLIAAKNAWTGGGHTQPFGELLDQAMAALRPT, from the coding sequence ATGCCGCAGCACCGCCCCCTCCCCGTCCGTGAACGCGCCCGTCGCGCAGTGCGCGCCGAACTGGTGACGCTCGCGCAGGATCTGTTCGCCGCCCAGGGCTACGAACGGACCACGATCGAGGACCTGGTCGCGGCGGCGGGCATGTCGAAACGGACATTCTTCCGCTATTTCACCTCAAAAGAAGAGCTGGTCCTTGGCAAGCACGACGTCTGGGCCGAGAGGCTCCTCGAGGCGTTCGCTGCCCGTCCGGCCGACGAGCCGCTGTGGGACTCGCTCCGACGGACCTTCGACGTCGTCGTCGATTACTTCGACGATGAGGCGGAGCTTTCGCGCACCCTCGCGATGGAGAAGGTCATCCACAGCAATCCCGCGCTCGTCGCGGGGGAGTTGGAACGCATCTCGCGGGTCCAGAATCAGCTCGCGGAGCAGATCGGTGCGCGCCTCGACCAGCGATCAGCCGACGATCCCCGTCCGGCGGCCATCGCCGGTGCCGCGCTGTCCTGCCTGATCGCGGCCAAGAACGCATGGACCGGTGGCGGTCACACCCAGCCGTTCGGCGAACTCCTCGACCAGGCGATGGCCGCGCTTCGTCCCACCTGA
- a CDS encoding SDR family NAD(P)-dependent oxidoreductase, protein MGTKWNERAVPRLDDRVAVVTGANSGLGFETARVLADRGATVILAVRDTDKGRQAADRITARVPGARLTVQRLDLASLESVREAAAELRAAHPTIDLLINNAGLMYTPRQKTSDGFDLQFGVNHLGHFALTGLLLDRLLPVPGSRVVTVSSVGHKIQADIHFDDLQFDRSYNRVAAYGQAKLANLMFTYELQRRLTQHGSTTIALAAHPGNAQTELGRNTPAPVRAAMTVAMPLIAQKASMGALPTLRAATDPAVLGGQYYGPDGVGEVRGHPHVVTSSDKSYDVAVQQRLWAVSEQLTNVKFPV, encoded by the coding sequence ATGGGCACCAAATGGAACGAGCGCGCAGTCCCACGCCTAGACGACCGAGTCGCCGTCGTCACCGGCGCCAACAGCGGTCTGGGCTTCGAAACGGCACGTGTGCTCGCCGACCGGGGCGCGACCGTGATCCTCGCGGTCCGCGATACCGACAAGGGCCGGCAGGCCGCCGACCGCATCACGGCGCGCGTCCCTGGTGCCCGGCTGACCGTCCAGCGGCTGGACCTGGCCTCTCTGGAGTCCGTCCGCGAGGCCGCCGCCGAACTCCGCGCGGCGCATCCGACGATCGATCTGCTGATCAACAACGCCGGACTGATGTACACGCCTCGGCAGAAGACCAGCGACGGCTTCGACCTGCAGTTCGGCGTCAACCACCTCGGGCACTTCGCGCTCACCGGGCTGCTGCTCGACCGGCTGCTGCCCGTGCCGGGCTCCCGGGTGGTGACCGTCAGCAGCGTCGGACACAAGATCCAGGCCGACATCCACTTCGACGACCTGCAGTTCGACCGCTCCTACAACCGGGTCGCCGCCTACGGCCAGGCCAAGCTCGCGAACCTGATGTTCACCTACGAGTTGCAGCGCCGTCTGACCCAGCACGGCAGTACCACCATCGCCCTCGCGGCGCACCCCGGCAACGCCCAGACCGAGCTCGGTCGTAACACCCCGGCCCCGGTGCGCGCGGCGATGACAGTTGCCATGCCCCTCATCGCCCAGAAGGCGTCGATGGGCGCGCTACCCACCCTGCGCGCCGCCACCGACCCCGCCGTGCTCGGCGGCCAGTACTACGGGCCCGACGGAGTGGGCGAGGTTCGCGGGCACCCCCACGTCGTGACCTCCAGCGACAAGTCCTACGACGTGGCCGTCCAGCAACGTCTGTGGGCGGTGTCGGAACAACTCACCAACGTCAAGTTCCCCGTATGA
- a CDS encoding SDR family NAD(P)-dependent oxidoreductase: MSDTEKDIMKTIIITGASDGIGAASARQLATAGHDVVLVGRSPQKTAAVAKQINAPYHVADFTDLAQVRRLADELLAAHPQIDVLANNAGGLFGHETTTDGFDKTFQVNHLAPFLLTNLLMDRLLTSRAALIQTSSVGAKAFGNLDLDDLNNTKKWGANKAYGDGKLANILFTQELHRRYHDRGLSAVAFHPGNVATNFASDTSSPIRWLYRTPLSRLILVDAGKGGAALTWLAAGTPGVTWQSGAYYEKNKPVPEKKLHAQARDASVARGLWERSEALLQKAGA; encoded by the coding sequence ATGAGCGACACCGAGAAGGACATCATGAAGACGATCATCATCACTGGTGCCAGCGACGGCATCGGCGCGGCGTCCGCCCGCCAGCTGGCGACCGCGGGTCACGACGTCGTCCTCGTGGGCCGCTCGCCGCAGAAGACGGCCGCGGTAGCGAAGCAGATCAACGCGCCCTACCACGTGGCCGACTTCACCGATCTGGCCCAGGTGCGCCGACTCGCCGACGAGCTGCTGGCCGCCCACCCCCAGATCGACGTCCTGGCGAACAACGCCGGCGGCCTCTTCGGTCACGAGACCACCACCGACGGGTTCGACAAGACCTTCCAGGTCAATCACCTGGCACCGTTCCTGCTCACCAACCTCCTGATGGATCGGCTCCTCACGTCCAGGGCCGCGCTGATCCAGACCTCCAGCGTCGGCGCCAAGGCGTTCGGCAACCTGGATCTCGACGACCTGAACAACACCAAGAAATGGGGCGCCAACAAGGCCTACGGCGACGGCAAGCTGGCCAACATCCTGTTCACGCAGGAGCTGCACCGCCGCTACCACGACCGCGGTCTCAGCGCCGTCGCCTTCCACCCCGGAAACGTGGCCACGAACTTCGCGAGCGACACGTCCAGCCCCATCCGCTGGCTGTACCGCACGCCCCTCTCTCGGCTGATCCTCGTCGACGCCGGCAAAGGTGGAGCGGCGCTCACCTGGCTGGCCGCAGGGACACCGGGCGTGACCTGGCAGTCCGGCGCCTACTACGAGAAGAACAAGCCCGTCCCGGAGAAGAAGCTGCACGCGCAGGCCCGCGACGCGTCCGTCGCCCGTGGGCTGTGGGAGCGTAGCGAGGCGCTGTTGCAGAAGGCCGGCGCATGA
- a CDS encoding NAD-dependent epimerase/dehydratase family protein codes for MSTRRVIVFGATGMVGQGVLEACLRDDTITEVLVIGRSSTGRTHPKLRELHHEDFTDFTPIQDQLSGYDACFFCLGVSALGMTEAAYRAITVDFTLAAAKTLLAVNPDLAFCYVSGAGTDGTGKTRMMWARVKGELENTLLAMTPRAYMFRPAFILPLPGGKAKTKSYVLLYRVVTPLYPALRRLAPRIVTTSLLLGQAMIAVTRTGRTNRVLATGDINEVAAR; via the coding sequence ATGAGCACCCGACGCGTCATCGTCTTCGGCGCCACCGGCATGGTGGGCCAGGGAGTACTGGAAGCCTGCCTGCGCGACGACACGATCACCGAAGTCCTCGTCATCGGCCGCTCCTCCACCGGGCGCACCCACCCGAAGCTCCGCGAGCTCCACCACGAAGATTTCACTGACTTCACGCCCATCCAGGATCAGCTCTCCGGTTATGACGCCTGCTTCTTCTGCCTGGGCGTCTCGGCCCTGGGAATGACCGAAGCCGCGTACCGCGCGATCACCGTCGACTTCACGCTGGCGGCCGCGAAGACCCTGCTGGCGGTCAACCCCGACCTGGCCTTCTGTTACGTCTCCGGCGCGGGCACCGACGGCACCGGCAAGACCCGGATGATGTGGGCGCGAGTCAAGGGCGAGCTGGAGAACACGCTGCTGGCGATGACACCCCGGGCCTACATGTTCCGCCCCGCGTTCATCCTTCCGCTGCCGGGGGGCAAGGCGAAAACCAAGTCGTACGTTCTCCTCTACCGCGTCGTAACACCGCTCTACCCCGCCCTGCGACGCCTCGCGCCGCGGATCGTCACCACGAGCCTGCTGCTGGGACAGGCCATGATCGCGGTCACCCGCACTGGCCGGACCAACCGCGTCCTGGCCACCGGCGACATCAACGAGGTAGCCGCTCGGTAG
- a CDS encoding sensor domain-containing diguanylate cyclase has product MLTSASLRAVRGTLRTFLDALCVIAAYLGLLTLGYGGDAPWVCLTLGALGCAQQHPGLQRFLAGGDLRRRPILRMALLMATGAAFVYATGWGPVLLSGLALVVALHMRLSGSRMWRPGLALAVAGAGAGQVAIALGAAPSYLPVAQAHAVALAAMVISTLIIRTIGLAAAERDEANEATLASERRFRALVQDSGDALAVSDADGVITYVSPAVRRVIGIEPDTLIGSSIVPLIHVDDLPAVRDLFAAAASRPGHISRAEIRARHVDGTHVWVEACMRDLTADPDVRGYIATVRDITVRKAHEQQLAYAASHDSLTGLVNRAEFGRGLDVACETGRAAVLFVDLDGFKQVNDRYGHDVGDALLLGAAELMRTAAPAGSVVGRFGGDEFGLVLPGDTADGAIALAERILDRMNTPVRTSAGPLLLRASIGVAMLPDCRSAGASGLLRAADLAMYDAKRSGTHRFQVASPTQVAA; this is encoded by the coding sequence GTGCTGACGTCAGCCTCGCTGCGCGCTGTGCGCGGCACGCTGCGCACCTTCCTCGATGCGCTCTGCGTCATCGCGGCCTACCTCGGGCTACTGACGCTCGGTTACGGTGGCGACGCACCCTGGGTGTGCCTGACCCTGGGCGCGCTCGGGTGCGCTCAACAGCATCCCGGCCTCCAGCGTTTCCTGGCCGGGGGCGATCTGCGGCGGCGACCGATCCTGCGGATGGCACTGCTGATGGCCACCGGAGCGGCGTTCGTCTACGCCACGGGGTGGGGGCCAGTTCTTCTCTCCGGGCTCGCCCTCGTCGTCGCCCTGCACATGCGCCTCTCCGGATCCCGTATGTGGCGGCCCGGGCTCGCTCTCGCGGTGGCGGGCGCGGGCGCGGGCCAGGTGGCGATCGCGCTCGGCGCCGCGCCCAGCTACCTCCCGGTCGCGCAAGCGCACGCCGTCGCCCTCGCGGCGATGGTCATCTCCACACTGATCATCCGCACGATCGGTCTGGCCGCCGCGGAGCGTGACGAAGCCAACGAAGCCACGCTGGCGAGCGAGCGCCGGTTCCGCGCGCTCGTCCAGGACTCGGGCGACGCCCTCGCCGTCAGCGACGCCGATGGGGTGATCACGTACGTCAGCCCGGCGGTGCGCAGGGTGATCGGGATCGAACCGGACACGCTGATCGGTTCGTCGATCGTCCCGTTGATCCACGTGGACGATCTGCCCGCCGTGCGTGACCTGTTCGCGGCGGCCGCGAGCAGGCCCGGCCACATCAGCCGCGCCGAGATCCGTGCACGCCACGTGGACGGTACGCACGTCTGGGTCGAAGCCTGTATGCGTGACCTGACGGCAGATCCCGACGTCCGCGGCTACATCGCCACGGTCCGCGACATCACCGTTCGGAAGGCCCACGAGCAGCAACTGGCCTACGCGGCCAGTCATGATTCGCTCACCGGGCTGGTCAACCGCGCCGAGTTCGGCCGCGGGCTGGACGTGGCCTGCGAGACCGGCCGCGCGGCCGTGCTCTTCGTCGACCTCGACGGATTCAAGCAGGTCAACGATCGATACGGCCACGACGTCGGCGATGCCCTGCTTCTCGGGGCTGCCGAGCTGATGCGTACCGCCGCGCCCGCGGGCAGCGTAGTGGGCCGGTTCGGCGGCGACGAATTCGGCCTTGTTCTCCCGGGCGACACGGCCGACGGCGCGATCGCCCTCGCCGAGCGGATCCTCGACCGCATGAACACGCCGGTGCGCACCAGCGCCGGTCCCCTGCTCCTGCGCGCCAGCATCGGCGTCGCGATGCTCCCCGACTGCCGGTCGGCCGGCGCGAGTGGACTGCTCCGCGCCGCCGACCTCGCGATGTACGACGCCAAACGCAGCGGTACTCACCGGTTCCAGGTGGCCTCGCCGACACAGGTCGCTGCCTGA
- a CDS encoding SDR family NAD(P)-dependent oxidoreductase, with the protein MTEQRTIVITGASHGIGAASARQLAATGARVVLVGRESEETAAVANEIDAPYHAADFTDLSQVNRLADELLAAYPRIDVLANNAGGLFKHDTTKDGFEKTVQVNYLAPFLLTTRLVDRLIESEASLIQTASIGHRMYGNLDLDDLNNEKKWSATKAYGDSKVALILFSMELHRRYHARGINTVAFHPGNVSTSFGTDTALLFRLFYRSPIVQRLLLISADKGGAALTRFIDGTPGVTWQSGEYYEDNKIAPAKKRNPQIDDKTLGRQLWERSEALLGISAA; encoded by the coding sequence ATGACCGAGCAGCGAACGATAGTCATCACAGGCGCCAGTCATGGCATCGGCGCCGCCTCCGCCCGGCAACTGGCGGCCACCGGGGCACGCGTCGTGCTCGTGGGCCGCGAGTCGGAGGAGACCGCCGCGGTGGCGAACGAGATCGACGCGCCATACCACGCCGCCGACTTCACTGATCTCAGCCAGGTCAACCGGCTCGCTGACGAGCTGCTCGCCGCCTACCCCCGGATCGACGTGCTGGCCAACAACGCCGGAGGCCTCTTCAAGCACGACACCACCAAGGACGGCTTCGAAAAGACCGTCCAGGTCAACTACCTGGCCCCGTTCCTGCTGACCACCCGGCTGGTGGACCGGCTCATCGAGTCCGAGGCCTCGCTGATCCAGACCGCGAGCATCGGCCACCGGATGTACGGGAACCTCGACCTCGACGACCTGAACAACGAGAAGAAGTGGAGCGCCACGAAGGCATACGGGGACAGCAAAGTGGCCCTGATTCTCTTCAGCATGGAGCTGCACCGCCGGTATCACGCCCGCGGCATCAACACCGTCGCCTTCCACCCCGGGAACGTCTCGACCAGCTTCGGCACCGACACGGCCCTGCTTTTCCGGCTCTTCTACCGCAGCCCTATCGTCCAGCGCCTTCTCCTGATCAGCGCTGACAAGGGTGGCGCGGCACTGACGCGTTTCATCGACGGCACCCCGGGCGTCACCTGGCAGTCCGGCGAGTACTACGAGGACAACAAGATCGCCCCGGCCAAGAAGCGCAATCCGCAGATCGACGACAAGACCCTGGGCCGGCAGCTGTGGGAGCGCAGCGAAGCCCTGCTGGGCATCAGCGCCGCCTAA
- a CDS encoding NAD-dependent epimerase/dehydratase family protein, with product MKVLIVGASGFVGSGVTRHLADTHEVLGLARSEESADRIASLGAEPVRGSVDDLDGLLGHAAAADATVFVPQLLQDLEHTTVSALLRSYAGTGKTFVFTSGTGVLGQRTFGEWSEDTFAEDDEFVTSKYLVQRRHTELVTRAASQNGVRAVVVRPPAIWGDGFHPFVGDILTSVDKTGSACYIGRGLNLYTHVSLDDLAELYRLVLDRGVAGALYHAAGGELNNRTLAECVARVHGVQTRSVSIEEAFEIWGKFTPLVTLGVSSRSRSPRSRRELGWSPQRTDVAQAILDGELNGKRRS from the coding sequence ATGAAGGTGCTGATCGTCGGAGCGTCCGGGTTCGTCGGCTCGGGGGTGACACGACACCTCGCCGACACGCACGAGGTGCTCGGCCTGGCCCGCAGCGAGGAGTCGGCCGACCGGATCGCGTCCCTCGGCGCCGAGCCGGTTCGGGGCAGCGTCGACGACCTGGACGGGCTCCTCGGGCACGCCGCCGCCGCCGACGCGACCGTCTTCGTCCCGCAACTGCTCCAGGACCTGGAGCACACCACGGTGTCCGCGCTGCTGCGCAGCTACGCGGGCACCGGCAAGACCTTCGTGTTCACGTCCGGAACCGGCGTCCTCGGACAGCGCACGTTCGGGGAGTGGAGCGAGGACACCTTCGCCGAGGATGACGAGTTCGTGACGTCGAAGTACCTCGTCCAGCGGCGGCACACGGAGCTGGTCACTCGAGCCGCGTCTCAGAACGGCGTACGAGCCGTCGTGGTCCGGCCGCCGGCCATCTGGGGTGACGGATTCCACCCCTTCGTGGGGGACATCCTGACGTCGGTGGACAAGACCGGATCGGCCTGTTACATCGGCCGCGGGCTGAACCTGTACACGCACGTCTCGCTCGACGACCTCGCCGAGCTCTACCGGCTCGTGCTCGACCGCGGCGTGGCCGGCGCCCTCTACCACGCGGCCGGGGGCGAGCTGAACAACCGCACCCTGGCCGAGTGCGTCGCCCGCGTCCACGGCGTGCAGACACGCAGCGTCTCCATCGAGGAGGCATTCGAGATCTGGGGCAAGTTCACGCCGCTGGTGACCCTTGGAGTGTCCAGCAGGTCCCGAAGCCCGCGTTCGCGTCGCGAACTCGGCTGGTCACCGCAGCGTACGGACGTCGCGCAGGCGATCCTGGACGGCGAACTGAACGGCAAGCGGCGGTCCTGA
- a CDS encoding nuclear transport factor 2 family protein encodes MVDPYTQNLLDEFACRRLIEKYWWTESRRDAAGLTALFTEDGRWGAAVGRDAITAQADGFFAMMRPIAENPTSFGGVNIEVDGDEAAGFVHGIAHLVLPQSDGATKVVVVDATYDVRFRREQGEWRISSLVGPGDPNIPHGASFQFEARGTAIDFGMPAESEHNAGDVVAG; translated from the coding sequence ATGGTGGATCCCTACACGCAGAACCTTCTCGACGAGTTCGCGTGTCGCCGGCTGATCGAGAAGTACTGGTGGACCGAGAGTCGGCGTGACGCGGCAGGGCTCACTGCCCTCTTCACCGAGGACGGTCGGTGGGGTGCGGCGGTCGGCCGGGACGCGATCACCGCCCAGGCCGACGGGTTCTTCGCGATGATGAGGCCGATCGCCGAGAACCCGACGAGCTTCGGCGGAGTCAACATCGAGGTCGACGGCGATGAGGCGGCCGGCTTCGTCCATGGCATCGCCCATCTGGTTCTCCCGCAGAGTGACGGCGCCACGAAGGTCGTCGTGGTCGACGCGACCTACGACGTCCGGTTCCGCCGTGAGCAGGGCGAGTGGCGGATCTCGAGCCTGGTCGGCCCGGGCGATCCCAACATCCCTCACGGAGCGAGTTTCCAGTTCGAGGCGCGGGGCACCGCGATTGACTTCGGCATGCCGGCCGAGTCCGAGCACAACGCAGGAGATGTCGTCGCGGGATGA
- a CDS encoding ferredoxin has product MTDTGTRTASGAGVTITIDHELCYGTGACARRASDVFVILGDVQAETGKSYVRADVAWDQVDGATVKSAADACPWAAIEVSG; this is encoded by the coding sequence ATGACCGACACGGGCACCCGGACGGCGTCTGGAGCCGGCGTCACGATCACGATCGATCACGAACTGTGCTATGGGACCGGCGCCTGCGCGCGGCGGGCGAGCGACGTGTTCGTCATCCTCGGCGACGTGCAGGCGGAGACGGGCAAGTCCTATGTGCGCGCCGACGTGGCATGGGACCAGGTCGACGGCGCCACGGTGAAGAGCGCCGCGGATGCCTGCCCGTGGGCGGCGATCGAGGTCAGCGGCTGA